Genomic DNA from Gossypium hirsutum isolate 1008001.06 chromosome A01, Gossypium_hirsutum_v2.1, whole genome shotgun sequence:
ttggtcccaaaatcaccattccgattagggtctaaatcgggctgttataaatTTAGTCTTGCTCAATGCCCTAAAAGTAACATTAAGATTTAGGAAATGCAAGAGATTACCTATGCATCAACTATTGGGAGTTTAATGTATGCTCAAGTATGTACGCGTCTAGACATTGCgtacattgttgggatgttaggAAGATATTTAAGCAACCCTGGTATAGACAATTGGATATCAGCTAAAAGGGTTATGAGATATcttcagagaacaaaagattacatgcttacTTATAAGAGATCAGATCTTTTGGAGGTCATAGGGTATTTTGATTCTAATTTAGCTGGATGCCAGGATAGTAAGAAATCTACATCAAGCTATATTTACCTGTTAGCTGGAGGAGCTATATCTTGGAAAAGTGTCAAACAGACACTTGTAGCTTCATCCACTATGGAAACAGAGTTTGTAGTATGCTATGAGCCATCAAACCATGGAATATGGCCGCGAAAATTTGTCACAGGGCTGCGCATTTTGCAGAATGTAGAAAGatcactcaaattattttgtgatAATAAGTCAGTAGTGCTGTATTCCAATAGCAATAGGAGTTCATCTAAGTGAAAGCATATTGACATAAAGTTCCTAGTTATAAAAGAAAGAGTGCAAAATGGTCAAATGTCCATAGAGCACattgggacaaactccatgatagTGGATCCTCTCACAAAAGGTTTACCACCCAAGGTCTTTCATGAGCACACTGCTCACATGGGTGTTACATTGTTTGAGGATATCATAATTTAGTgggagtttatattttatttgttttatgtttgtttttagacaattatgtatttggttattttctgATAAGAAATGAAGTATTTAGTTTATTCACTCTGTTTATTGTTTTGAAATTGACCACTTAAGTTTAaagaggaccagttggaaatagacatgtttagaccATATTgtatgtaatttccatgctagatatccatacttgatctatgtcatttggttgtgttaatatacgtgatcatggatggatttagttacgatatatgtaacgaaagttgccttggttctatgttaacataattaatggacgagattgttcggAATACCATTTGGacatgatagtaaaattttgagctcataaggttatataatgacatgtaattatagagtaattcgtatatatatgtggtccaagtgggagattgttggaaaatatggacatcacatatatgatatgggtaattacatgttattatttacaaTCATGATaagttagcccaaattaaaagtgatctaatttggttagaactttattgggctttaattttttaaataaagtatgggtcaaatatgtgtagatactctagtaattgagttctaatcaaagtctaattaatgatgggctaattagaatttgattagaactaatatgccaaggttataaatattagggttatggtccccaaattatacacaagatatcttttctaatttcCCATCATTAGGGaagagagagcagatattctctgaatttcttgtgtgctaatttggaagatcaaattccCAAAATTCGGTAAAACTTCAAagaattcatggattcaggtacgcttccgcatctagttttattcttgatttattcttaatgatttgacatgatagatcctggtttattCAGTTTTATTTTACATATCTAAAAAATTTGACCATTAACTTCTTACAAAGAGTCAATTTTGACCatcaacct
This window encodes:
- the LOC121211445 gene encoding secreted RxLR effector protein 161-like → MQEITYASTIGSLMYAQVCTRLDIAYIVGMLGRYLSNPGIDNWISAKRVMRYLQRTKDYMLTYKRSDLLEVIGYFDSNLAGCQDSKKSTSSYIYLLAGGAISWKSVKQTLVASSTMETEFVVCYEPSNHGIWPRKFVTGLRILQNVERSLKLFCDNKSVVLYSNSNRSSSK